In Salvelinus namaycush isolate Seneca chromosome 20, SaNama_1.0, whole genome shotgun sequence, the following proteins share a genomic window:
- the LOC120065209 gene encoding MAP kinase-activated protein kinase 2-like, translating into MLHNGNGKEKQSVNQSDPQLQGTTGGSGPHIPGNDTLSGPTLFQLPAHSQLEFKRNAVTEDYKITTQVLGLGINGKVLECYCKKTGDKCALKILHDSPKARREMELHWRVSGGPYIVRILSLYNNMHQGEKCLVIIMECMEGGELFSHIQAKGDQAFTEREASEIMRDIGTAIEYLHHMDIAHRDVKPENLLYTTKESNGVLKLTDFGFAKETTLHNSLQTPCYTPYYVAPEVLGPEKYDKSCDMWSLGVIMYILGVPSVLCGFPPFYSNTGQAISPGMKQRIRMGQYNFPNPEWAKVSEEAKQLINQLLKTDPNERMTIGQFMNHPGINGRQSMVVPPTPLHTSRVLTEDRELWDDVKEEMTSALSTMRVDYDQVKIKDLDTSNKPLLNKRRKRTAAGGLREWSEEGEVVRD; encoded by the exons ATGCTACATAATGGTAATGGGAAGGAGAAGCAGTCGGTGAACCAATCCGACCCTCAGCTCCAGGGGACGACTGGTGGCAGCGGACCACACATCCCAGGCAATGACACCCTAAGCGGTCCCACACTCTTCCAACTGCCCGCTCATTCCCAACTGGAGTTCAAACGCAACGCAGTCACAGAGGACTACAAAATAACAACTCAAGTACTAGGACTGGGTATCAACGGGAAAGTGCTGGAATGCTACTGCAAGAAGACAGGGGATAAATGTGcgctcaag ATTCTGCATGATAGTCCTAAGGCGCGGCGGGAGATGGAGCTTCATTGGAGAGTGTCGGGGGGTCCATACATTGTTCGCATCCTCAGCCTGTATAACAACATGCACCAGGGGGAAAAATGCCTGGTTATCATCATGGAGTG TATGGAGGGAGGGGAGCTGTTCAGtcacattcaggccaaagggGACCAGGCTTTCACAGAGAGAG AGGCTTCAGAGATCATGAGGGACATAGGTACGGCCATCGAGTACCTCCACCACATGGACATAGCTCACAGAGATGTCAAG CCTGAAAATCTGCTCTACACCACCAAGGAGAGCAATGGTGTTCTGAAACTGACTGACTTTGGCTTTGCCAAGGAGACCACCCTCCACAACTCCCTCCAGACACCCTGTTACACCCCTTACTATGTTG cCCCCGAGGTGCTCGGGCCAGAGAAGTATGACAAGTCATGTGACATGTGGTCTCTGGGCGTGATCATGTACATCCTGGGAGTACCTAGTGT GCTGTGTGGATTCCCTCCGTTCTACTCGAACACGGGCCAGGCCATCTCTCCAGGGATGAAGCAGAGGATCAGGATGGGCCAGTACAACTTCCCTAACCCTGAGTGGGCCAAAGTGTCGGAGGAAG CCAAACAGCTGATCAACCAGCTGCTGAAGACAGACCCAAACGAGAGGATGACCATCGGGCAGTTCATGAACCACCCCGGGATCAATGGGAGG CAGTCGATGGTGGTTCCTCCGACTCCTCTGCACACATCCCGTGTTCTGACAGAGGACAGAGAACTGTGGGACGATGTCAAG GAGGAGATGACCAGTGCTCTGTCCACCATGCGTGTGGACTACGACCAGGTGAAGATCAAAGATCTGGACACGTCCAATAAGCCACTGCTCAACAAGCGACGCAAGAGAACAGCTGCTGGGGGTTTGAGGGAGTGgagtgaggagggggaggtggtgcGGGATTAG